From Mytilus galloprovincialis chromosome 9, xbMytGall1.hap1.1, whole genome shotgun sequence, the proteins below share one genomic window:
- the LOC143046111 gene encoding uncharacterized protein LOC143046111 isoform X2, translating into MFGKIFQVSKVQDRLKDTSDEMFMASAFINNSQMLKMKHITLRELFASRNLTIRESIRLVSQLAAAVAYLHHHYLTVCQPLSLDTLAVFMDRETIIRMKVISEIKDIRNELDTAQDVDNIGQITKLVIRNTRKLQEDGNV; encoded by the exons ATGTTTGGCAAAATTTTCCAGGTGTCCAAAGTTCAAGACCGACTTAAAG ATACATCAGATGAAATGTTTATGGCTTCTGCATTTATCAACAACTCACAGATGTTGAAGATGAAGCACATTACTCTGCGAGAACTATTTGCTTCGAGAAATCTTACCATTAGGGAGAGTATTCGTCTGGTGTCACAACTTGCAGCCGCGGTAGCATATTTGCATCATCATTATTTAACAGTATGTCAACCACTTTCATTAGATACTTTAGCTGTCTTTATGGATAGAGAG ACTATCATACGAATGAAGGTGATTTCTGAGATAAAAGATATCAGAAATGAACTGGATACAGCGCAGGATGTAGACAACATCGGACAGATCACTAAACTGGTAATTAGGAATACCAGAAAACTGCAAGAAGATGGCAACGTGTAA